Below is a window of Neosynechococcus sphagnicola sy1 DNA.
TGCTTCCCGTCCATACAGTTTTTGGGGAATGTGCAACCGATTGCAAACATCATGCTGTGCGAGTGGAATGGTGTTAATTTGCTTGTTTTTTTGAATTGTTCAGCCAAGCTTTCTAAATCTGCTTTGATACCCCAGGCACTCTGATAGCGATCTTCAGCATTCTTCGCCATCAGTTTCATGACAATATCTGAAACGGGCTTGGGAATTGTTGCATTCAGTTCGTGTGGTGGAACAGGTTGTTTAGCAATATGACAGTGGACTAATTCCAGGATATCGGTTGTTGCAAAAGGTAACCGTCCAGTCAGTAATTGGTAAAATGTTACGCCAAGGGAGTAAAAATCGGTGCGGTAATCTAGTACACGATTCATCCGCCCAGTTTGTTCTGGAGACAGGTAGGCAAGTGTACCCTCCAACACATGAGGGCTTTTGAACGTTGGATTGGTGCGATTGAATTGGGTGGCAATCCCAAAGTCAATAATTTTAACAACGCCAGTCTCTAAATTAAGAACGATGTTTCCAGGATTAATATCTTTGTGAATGATATTGGAGGCATGGATGCTGCCTAGAATGTCGGTGAGGGCGATCGCCAACCGCAAAAAAGTGGCTAAGGGCATCGGAAAGAATTCTGGACGCTGCCGCATCCATCTTTCGATAGATTCTCCACCAAAGTCTTCTAAGAGAATCACAAGTGTGCGTTGATAATCTTGCTGACTATATGCCTTGACAACTCCTTCCAGGTTGAGGGAGCGGGTAATTTCATATTCCTGTCGGTAGCGCGTTAATTCTTGAGGAGCAGGATAATCTTGCTTGAGAAGCTTGACGACAATCTCCTGCCCATTGTCTCGAATGCCCCGATACACCAGAGAATTAGCACTTTCGTAGATCTTGTTTTGGATGGCAATACCTGGTAAAGCAACCATAGAGTTTCTCTGGGTAAATTAGGATGCTGCATACCTCAAGCTTTAGAAGACAGCACTGGTCTTCTAAAGGATGATTGCTAGAATTGATTACAGAGATTGGATTCTAGCCTATGAATTGCCCAGCTTGTCAAAGTCACCAGATCGTGAAAAACGGCAAAATTACCCTGCAAGATCAGAGTTCGATCCAGAAATATTTGTGAGAAGCCTGCGGCAAACTATGAAAGACCAGTGCCTTCAGCTTGCTGCCCACATCTGGTGTAACTGTTCTATGGCTGCCCAACCTCTGCTTGACTGCGATCCACCCTGTAGTGTTTCCAAAATCGGCGTTTGCCACTCAGAAAAGGGTATCAGTGGCCTGACCAGCTCTACATATCACCCCATAGAATTAACTAACGTGAATAATCGGGAGTCAGGGAAATAGTTTGGCTATTCTGTCAGTAGCAATTGTGATCAGCAGGAGGTAGGCCATGATGGAACTGGTTGTCTGTACCTTTGAAGGTGCGACCAAGGCGGAAGAAGCGAAGCAGGCCATTCAGCATCTCGATACTCAACTCGTCACGGTGAAGTTAGGCAACATTGCTGTGCTGAGAAAGGATGAGGCGGGTAAGTTCTCATTTAGTGAAACCGGAGCAGAGGCAGCGGTTGCCCAGGGCACCACGATTGGGATGCTCTCAGGGATGATCTTAGGGATGTTATTTGGGCCAGCAGCCCTGGCTGCTGGGGCTGCG
It encodes the following:
- a CDS encoding serine/threonine protein kinase, whose amino-acid sequence is MVALPGIAIQNKIYESANSLVYRGIRDNGQEIVVKLLKQDYPAPQELTRYRQEYEITRSLNLEGVVKAYSQQDYQRTLVILLEDFGGESIERWMRQRPEFFPMPLATFLRLAIALTDILGSIHASNIIHKDINPGNIVLNLETGVVKIIDFGIATQFNRTNPTFKSPHVLEGTLAYLSPEQTGRMNRVLDYRTDFYSLGVTFYQLLTGRLPFATTDILELVHCHIAKQPVPPHELNATIPKPVSDIVMKLMAKNAEDRYQSAWGIKADLESLAEQFKKTSKLTPFHSHSMMFAIGCTFPKNCMDGKQRLPHYWQHLRE
- a CDS encoding DUF1269 domain-containing protein, which gives rise to MMELVVCTFEGATKAEEAKQAIQHLDTQLVTVKLGNIAVLRKDEAGKFSFSETGAEAAVAQGTTIGMLSGMILGMLFGPAALAAGAAVGTLAGGLPFVGIDLGFPDPILKQLGDSLKAGSSALVTLLKPEERDLIIEELQTLGGTLIQHELPADIVQKLIVVGEKAKPS